A genomic segment from Triticum dicoccoides isolate Atlit2015 ecotype Zavitan chromosome 1A, WEW_v2.0, whole genome shotgun sequence encodes:
- the LOC119277879 gene encoding probable folate-biopterin transporter 7, with product MEKGQKVEGERAAAAAAATQRWVIGVGFWVQGFRLFPWLGVNFFLKDAMGVPSSSLQILQASATLPMVAKPLLGLLSDAVPIRGCRRLPYVAIGALLQAVSWLGIALWPSLSLPVLTIFLLLSNFGASICEVANDAIVAEAGKQATSSSGGQLQSFACMFGASAGALGNLLGGIALSYFSPKLMFLFFAIVLVLQFFTTVAISESSLKLPKATTNTSVISSIRKQTKELSYALCMPEIFWSIIWFSVSYAAIPFLLGTMFFYQTEVLRLDSSIIGLSKVFGQVALLAWSMAYNKCFKTTSARKILSALQFITAVVMLSDVLFVQGVYRKVGISDSLYTIVFSGLLEGLMFFKVLPFSVLIASLCPSGCEGSVMAFVMSALALSIIISGYLGVALAEFMGVSGDDFSALPVCLLIEAACTVLPLFCSSWIKERKGKEKKEE from the exons ATGGAGAAGGGGCAGAAGGTGGAGGGCGagagggccgcggcggcggccgcggccacGCAGCGGTGGGTGATCGGTGTCGGGTTCTGGGTGCAGGGCTTCCGGCTCTTCCCCTGGCTCGGCGTCAACTTCTTCCTCAAGGACGCCATGGGCGTCCCTTCCTCCTCGCTGCAGATCCTCCAGGCCTCCGCCACCCTGCCCATGGTCGCCAAGCCGCTCCTCGGCctcctctccgacgccgtccccatccgcggctgccgccgcctgccATACGTCGCCATCGGCG CTCTCTTGCAGGCAGTTTCATGGTTAGGAATTGCCCTCTGGCCGTCTCTTTCTCTTCCGGTTCTTACCATTTTTCTCCTCTTGAGCAACTTTGGTGCATCCATATGTGAGGTTGCCAATGATGCCATTGTAGCGGAGGCCGGGAAGCAAGCAACCTCTTCCTCAGGGGGTCAGCTTcaatcctttgcttgtatgtttgGTGCTTCTGCTGGCGCGTTAGGAAACCTCCTAGGTGGCATTGCTCTCAGCTACTTTTCCCCCAAACTCATGTTCCTATTTTTCGCAATCGTTCTCGTGCTCCAGTTCTTCACTACTGTGGCTATATCTGAGAGCTCCCTCAAACTCCCAAAGGCGACTACTAATACATCGGTGATTTCCAGCATCCGTAAACAAACCAAAGAGCTGTCCTACGCGCTCTGTATGCCGGAAATATTCTGGTCAATCATATGGTTTTCAGTGTCCTATGCTGCCATACCGTTTCTACTCGGGACCATGTTCTTCTACCAGACTGAAGTGTTAAGACTTGACTCATCCATCATCGGTTTATCCAAGGTTTTTGGGCAAGTGGCTCTCTTGGCTTGGAGCATGGCATACAACAAGTGCTTCAAGACAACGTCTGCACGCAAGATCTTATCAGCTCTGCAGTTCATCACAGCGGTCGTAATGTTGTCAGACGTGTTATTTGTCCAGGGAGTATACAGGAAGGTGGGAATATCAGACTCCTTGTACACCATTGTGTTCTCAGGGCTGCTAGAGGGCCTCATGTTCTTCAAGGTGCTACCCTTCAGTGTTCTTATCGCAAGCCTTTGCCCCTCTGGGTGCGAGGGATCGGTTATGGCCTTTGTCATGTCTGCACTTGCCCTGTCTATTATCATCAGCGGATATCTTGGGGTTGCGCTTGCTGAATTCATGGGAGTATCTGGAGATGATTTCTCTGCACTGCCGGTTTGCTTGTTGATTGAGGCTGCATGCACAGTGCTGCCGCTATTTTGCTCATCATGGATTAAAGAGAGGAaagggaaggagaagaaggaagaataG
- the LOC119277886 gene encoding carbon catabolite repressor protein 4 homolog 4-like — MLLKPQAIWAASLPLFLGRRLLPESSSSPPXXXXXXXXXXIGKRRMSAQAEPRFAPLPTAQSEPDAGADGYQFRLVSYNILAQVYVKSAFFPHSPSASLKWKARSKAVLTELKSFNADLMCIQELDEYETFYRKNMESTGYSSIYVQRSGDKRDGCGIFYKPKSVELLQKEVIHYNDLVETCHLNDNVISAPSNNSSPSEESSGKEDNKKRGDPNDPRVRLKRDCVGLLAAFKLGDPCEHILIVANTHIYWDPEWIDVKLAQAKYLLSKVSEFEKIIANKFTCKPSVIIAGDFNSTPGDKVYNYLVSAGSESTDEALIKLRSLYAENGGEPEFTNCTPGFTGTLDYIFLSEGGSIKPTSLLRIPRGGSPDVEGGLPNFHHPSDHLPIVAGFQVLRASA; from the exons ATGCTCCTAAAACCCCAGGCAATCTGGGCGGCTTCCCTCCCTCTCTTcctcggccgccgcctcctccccgaatCCAGTTCCTCTCCCCCTNNNNNNNNNNNNNNNNNNNNNNNNNNNN GGATTGGCAAGCGGCGGATGAGCGCGCAGGCGGAGCCCAGATTCGCCCCTCTCCCCACAGCGCAGTCCGAGCCTGATGCCG GGGCAGACGGGTACCAGTTTCGGCTGGTTTCCTACAACATACTCGCCCAG GTTTATGTGAAGAGCGCATTTTTTCCCCATTCTCCATCCGCGTCTCTTAA GTGGAAAGCTCGTTCAAAAGCCGTTCTAACAGAACTCAAGAGTTTTAATGCCGACCTCATGTGCATACAG GAGTTGGATGAATATGAGACATTCTATAGGAAAAACATGGAAAGTACTGGATATTCAAGTATTTATGTCCAGCGATCTGGAGACAAACGGGATGGATGTGGTATATTTTATAAACCAAAAAG tgtggaaCTGTTACAGAAGGAAGTAATACATTACAATGACTTGGTGGAAACATGTCATCTTAATGATAATGTAATTAGTGCCCCCTCGAATAATTCTTCACCATCAGAAG AATCTAGTGGAAAGGAAGATAATAAGAAACGTGGAGATCCAAATGATCCACGTGTGAGATTGAAGCGTGACTGCGTTGGTTTACTTGCTGCTTTCAAGCTTGGCGATCCTTGTGAGCATATCCTGATTGTGGCGAACACACATATTTATTG GGATCCAGAATGGATTGATGTGAAGTTGGCTCAAGCAAAGTATCTTCTTTCAAAAGTCTCTGAGTTTGAGAAAATTATCGCAAATAAGTTCACCTGTAAACCTTCTGTGATCATTGCTGGTGATTTTAACTCCACCCCTGGTGATAAG GTATACAATTACCTTGTATCAGCTGGCTCCGAATCTACGGACGAAGCCCTGATCAAATTGCGCAGCCTGTATGCTGAGAACGGAGGGGAGCCGGAGTTCACAAATTGCACTCCAGGTTTTACTGGAACATTGGACTACATATTCCTGTCGGAAGGCGGTTCAATAAAACCTACCAGCTTACTTCGGATCCCACGAGGGGGTTCCCCGGATGTGGAAGGAGGCCTGCCCAACTTCCACCATCCTAGTGATCACTTGCCAATCGTTGCCGGTTTTCAGGTACTTAGAGCTAGTGCCTAG